The following are encoded in a window of Chionomys nivalis chromosome X, mChiNiv1.1, whole genome shotgun sequence genomic DNA:
- the Pcsk1n gene encoding proSAAS has translation MAGSLLWGPRAGGVGLLVLLLMGLLRLPPALSTRPVKESRSLSAASAPLAETGTPRRLRRALPRGEAAGAVQELARALAHLLEAERQERARAEAQEAEDQQARVLAQLLRVWGSPRASDPPLAPDDDPDAPAAQLARALLRARLDPAALAAQLVPAPAAALRPRPPVYDDGPTGPDVEDTGDETPDVDPELLRYLLGRILTGSSEPEAAAAPRRLRRAVDQDPGPEVPPESVLGALLRVKRLDNSSPQAPARRLLPP, from the exons ATGGCAGGGTCGCTGCTCTGGGGGCCGAGGGCCGGGGGCGTGGGCCTTTTGGTGCTGCTGCTCATGGGTCTTCTGCGGCTTCCCCCAGCCCTGTCAACGAGGCCCGTAAAG GAGTCCCGCAGTCTGAGCGCAGCATCAGCGCCCTTGGCAGAGACAGGCACTCCCCGCCGCTTGCGTCGGGCCCTGCCCCGCGGAGAGGCGGCGGGTGCGGTGCAGGAGCTGGCGCGGGCGCTGGCGCACCTGCTGGAGGCCGAGAGACAGGAACGCGCTCGTGCCGAGGCACAGGAGGCGGAGGACCAGCAGGCGCGTGTCCTGGCGCAGCTGCTGCGTGTCTGGGGCTCCCCGCGTGCCTCGGACCCACCCTTAGCCCCGGACGACGACCCGGACGCTCCTGCTGCACAGCTGGCACGTGCTCTGCTCCGCGCTCGCCTAGACCCCGCCGCCCTCGCGGCCCAGCTTGTCCCTGCGCCCGCCGCTGCGCTGCGCCCCCGGCCTCCAGTGTACGATGATGGCCCCACCGGCCCGGATGTCGAGGACACCGGCGACGAGACTCCTGATGTGGACCCGGAGCTGCTGAG GTACTTGCTGGGGCGGATCCTCACCGGAAGTTCGGAACCAGAGGCTGCTGCTGCTCCGCGCCGCCTCCGCCGAGCTGTGGACCAGGACCCGGGTCCTGAGGTGCCTCCCGAGAGTGTGCTGGGGGCGCTGCTACGCGTGAAACGCCTGGATAACTCCTCGCCCCAGGCGCCGGCACGCCGCCTCCTGCCTCCCTGA
- the LOC130868282 gene encoding E3 ubiquitin-protein ligase RNF26-like gives MGPVPEWLTFLLDLNFLFVSFLLASLARLLALIYNLPHTVLTYFLYFGRVLLSLLALVEALVEFTFVGLQQLFAFLYSCYSSLESLKLLGHLASHGALRSREILTKGILNMVSSGHALLRQACDICGIAMSLVAYVINSLVNICLISTQNLFSLVLALWAAVAGALWWMTVVLAAFLAHLSSSRVAMANLLWTPCQLGLELLASVVFLLAGSMLSNLTIFLLLVYVLAVTLTVLYPDFTLRLATGALNQLHARLSYHQLREDVRLSRLALGLEAWRQVWRLSLQLASWPNQGGALGPPQGVARRVSSARIQGRDNLQEDDDDVDEEEEDLRSFRSASTSTRGRERLNEDEPPARQDPWRLLEEHEARKRCIICQDQTKTVLLLPCRHLCLCQACTKILMHQPLCVRNCPLCRRRILQTLNVYL, from the exons ATGGGCCCAGTGCCGGAGTGGTTGACTTTTCTGTTGGATCTTAACTTTTTGTTTGTGTCCTTCCTCCTGGCAAGCTTGGCCCGGCTTTTGGCCCTCATCTACAACCTGCCACACACAGTACTGACTTATTTTCTCTACTTTGGGCGAGTCCTGCTCTCGTTGCTGGCCTTGGTTGAAGCACTGGTCGAATTTACCTTTGTGGGGTtgcagcagttgtttgcttttctCTACAGCTGCTACTCTAGCTTGGAGAGCTTAAAGCTCCTAGGGCACCTGGCCTCTCACGGAGCTCTGAGGAGCCGAGAAATACTGACCAAGGGCATCCTGAACATGGTCTCCAGCGGCCATGCTTTGCTGCGCCAGGCCTGTGACATCTGTGGCATTGCCATGAGCCTGGTGGCCTATGTGATCAACAGTCTGGTCAACATCTGCCTCATCAGCACTCAGAACCTCTTTTCCCTGGTGCTGGCCCTGTGGGCTGCCGTGGCGGGGGCTCTGTGGTGGATGACAGTCGTGCTGGCGGCTTTCCTCGCTCACCTTTCTAGCAGCAGGGTGGCCATGGCCAACCTCCTCTGGACCCCCTGCCAGCTAGGGCTAGAGCTGTTGGCCTCAGTGGTCTTCCTCCTGGCCGGCTCTATGCTTTCCAATCTTACTATTTTCCTGTTGTTGGTTTATGTGTTGGCAGTGACTTTGACTGTGTTATACCCAGATTTTACCTTGAGGCTGGCCACCGGAGCACTCAATCAGCTCCATGCCCGACTATCCTACCACCAGCTCCGAGAAGATGTTCGGCTCTCTCGCCTGGCACTGGGTCTGGAGGCCTGGCGCCAAGTCTGGAGACTTAGCCTGCAGCTGGCCAGCTGGCCGAATCAGGGAGGAGCGCTGGGGCCCCCCCAAGGTGTTGCCAGGAGGGTGTCTTCAGCCAGAATCCAGGGACGGGACAATCTtc aagaagacgacgacgacgtcgatgaagaagaagaagacctcAGGAGCTTCAGATCGGCATCCACATCCACTAGAGGCCGAGAGAGACTCAATGAGGATGAACCGCCAGCAAGGCAAGACCCATGGAGGCTGCTGGAGGAGCACGAGGCGAGGAAGAGATGTATCATCTGCCAGGACCAAACCAAGACCGTGCTGCTTCTGCCCTGCCGGCACCTGTGCCTGTGCCAGGCCTGCACCAAGATCCTCATGCACCAACCTCTCTGTGTCCGTAACTGCCCACTCTGCCGCCGCCGCATTCTGCAAACACTCAATGTCTACCTCTGA
- the Eras gene encoding GTPase ERas — protein MALPTRSSILDLSSNTQCTRSPEESHEAWAQCKDAGRQLPEYKAVVVGASGVGKSALTIQMTHHCFVKDHDPTIQDSYWKEVALDNGGYILNVLDTAGQDIHRSLRDQCLAAGDGVLGVFALDDPSSLDQLQQIWSSWSPHQKQPLVLVGNKSDLVTSTGDAHAAAAVLAHKWGAPFVKTSAKTRQGVEEAFSLLVHEIQRAQEAVVEASMKKPRHHKAVCSCGCSVA, from the coding sequence ATGGCATTGCCAACAAGGTCTAGCATCTTGGACCTGAGCTCCAACACACAGTGCACCAGATCACCAGAGGAAAGCCACGAAGCTTGGGCACAATGCAAAGATGCTGGTAGGCAGCTTCCGGAGTACAAGGCAGTGGTGGTGGGCGCAAGTGGTGTTGGGAAAAGTGCTCTCACTATCCAGATGACCCACCACTGCTTCGTCAAAGACCATGACCCCACTATTCAGGATTCCTACTGGAAGGAGGTGGCCCTGGACAACGGGGGCTACATTCTGAATGTGCTGGACACGGCGGGGCAAGATATTCACAGGTCCCTTCGTGACCAGTGCTTGGCAGCTGGTGATGGCGTGCTGGGGGTCTTTGCTCTGGATGACCCCTCATCTCTGGATCAGCTACAGCAGATCTGGTCGTCCTGGAGCCCTCATCAGAAGCAGCCTCTAGTACTCGTGGGCAACAAGAGTGACCTAGTGACCTCTACTGGAGATGCTCATGCTGCTGCAGCTGTCCTTGCTCACAAGTGGGGAGCCCCCTTCGTAAAGACCTCAGCCAAGACACGGCAAGGTGTAGAGGAAGCCTTTTCTCTGCTTGTCCATGAGATTCAGCGGGCCCAGGAGGCGGTGGTGGAGGCAAGCATGAAGAAGCCCCGACACCACAAAGCCGTCTGTAGCTGTGGCTGCTCTGTCGCCTGA